GTGAAATGCAGGACCTCTGCTTATTTGTATGTGTGCGTTTTGTCTGTGTTTAcggatctgtgtgtgtgtgtgtaaaatcaACTGCTGTTTGTAACTGTTCATATGTTGCAGCCACGAATACCTGTACATCAGCTGTTTCATATTTAATGACGATTTCTGATGCTGAAGCTAAGCGTAATATACTGTTTGGCCTTCCAGGTTTAGCTGTTCCGTCTCTGTTTCCATCTTTTTAACATGCATTTTACTGTGTTTCGTCGTGTTTAGGCCTTCAGCTGGGTGCTGCAGGAAATCGTGTGTTTAATGGTTGACAGGGTGCGAGTTAGTAAGCGATAGCCGGCGCTTTGGTGGACGGTGTTAGTCCACCAAAGcgataaaatgaaaaaatgttgaGGTCCTTGACCATGAGTAGAATACACCCCTACGTGCGAGGCACCTGTACCATGTCTGTGGTATGCATGCGAGAAAAATCAGCGCGCATagaaataaaatatgtatatagaCTGTGAGAATCTATTGGCTTGGAGAGAACCGAAGGCAGAAAGCGCTTTAAGCATGACATCATTTATGTCTAAGTATGTGGTGAAATACTGGAGATGAGGAGAGCGCCAATGAAAGCTACCCCGCTTTTTATTTACGGATGTTACAACATGTATTAACAAAATTGAAAGTAGTATGAGTAGCTGAGGTGGAAGCAGGCACTTGGCGCAGATTACTCGCGAATCTTTAGCTTTTTTTAAAGCGGGAATGTGATCAAAAAGTAAATATTCTTCAACTTGAAGGCAGCAACCAATTCGTCTTCCCTTTAAAAAGTTAGCGGTAGTTATTGCCTGAAATATGGTTTTCTTAAATATATTTGCAGTATTACAGTTCATATATAGCGacattaaatatttgtatttattggaCTGATACTAATTATCCTTCAAAGATTTCAGTATTCTTGAATGGATTTAAACATAGTGTGGTTTAACAGATTGTGATCTAAGGAATTTAAGGAATTAAACATTGCGGGAAAATAAGTATTAGAATTTGATATGTGGTCTGCAATAGTAAGGGAGTAACTTTGGGTTTGAACATTGGGGGGAGGTTGAGGTCTGCACCCATTTATGGGCGGTTTTAATTATTGGGGTGTTAACAGGCCCctgtaatttacgcccatgtgCAGTAGGCAGGCCCAGTGTatctcctgccttgtgccctgtggttCACAGAATTGAGTCCAGCGCATGTCTGCATTGGATAGGTGGTTATGGAAGGTTTCTACTCACCTGTAGTCATGGGttacactgtcatatatgtaacCCATTTTAAATAAGTTTTTACTAACGTACATGCCCTTAATTTACAATGAGTTGCTTGAAAGTTAGTGTCGCTGTTCTTATTTGTGTGTTAAGTACATACATGCTTTGGGTCGCCATACTTTCCCACACAGTCTGGGCGCCATGGCAGGCTGCTCCCGCATTCCtcactcccaccccccaccccccgttgGTCCCTGCCATATTTCTGTGCCCATATCTCTCATAGCTTACATGTGTATCAGGTCCTATGATATGCCTCGGTTTGTGGGTGTTGTGGTCTCACACCCCTAGGACTGTACTTTGCGAGTTTCCCACTAGAGACGGACTCCTCGGTAATtttgtgtgccctgtgttggaccagcatcccatccagggtccaCTCAGCCTTGTGCTCCCTTGGATTGGCTCCAAGTTTAGTGTAATCTGGTACTGGATGAAGAGAATAGGAACTGTACATTTTATTCGTATAGATCGGTGTgtcccagtccggtccttggggatccacagccggtccacgtttctGCTTCCTCCAgtcttcctgccagacagtccacatttttagtCCCGGGGTCCCCAAGAAccagattggaaaacactgataTACAGATATGTGTTGGTTGGGTAGCTGTTACATTTCCACCAGTTATGGGGATGAGATGTTTTAGACTAATGAGGCCTGTGACATGGATCAGCTTGCAGATCTTTGCATTGTAGCCTGGATGCAAATATGGCTCCAGGTCTCTGTCTTGCAATGTCTCAGTTTTCTGTCAATTTCATCATCTCTCAACTGAAAAGAGAGGTCATTCAGAACTGCCGCTAGCTTATGAGGCTGGGACGGTACacccatgtgccctgtgactgactggtgccCCCAGTTGGTGAGACACAGCATTACCTCTGTATTAGGGTAGCCTTGACTGCGTATAAATGAGAGGGATACGAATAGTGAAAGCTTTCAGGTGAACAGtcagcaaaaaaaatattaatcagCCAGACATCTGTTGGATGTCAGAAAACCTTGACATTCCTGGGAAGTTCTCAACTCCTCTGGGTCACTTGTCCCAGCTCATTTCCAGCAGACGCTGCTGGATTCATAACTGCACATCAGGCAGTCACTGGAGGAACCTGCATCCTGGTAGTTGCACCTCCTGACTTGTAGGAGGCAGTGTTTCTGAACGATGGCAGGGAACAGGACGTAGGGGTGCGAGCCGAACCTGAAACGTACCAGTTGCTGTTTTTCTCCAATCAttccttttctctccctctcatatatccgcccccccccgccctctcTTAGCCATTATCTGCCGGATTGTGGGTGAGGCTCCATCCTCCACTTCCTTTCTTCTTGCAAGCTCCCCCCCTCACAACCCCCCCCGTGGGGCAAAGAGCTCAGCTGTGCTAGAGAATACCCCCACCCCGTCAAGCATCACCGTCAcctttcccccccaccccctgggcTCCAGATGTTGGATGTCAGGATGGCATTACCCATGCATGTCTACACTTCCCAAATCATCTGGCACAAAAAAAATGATCTCACAATGGTGCTGTAACCTAGCAACAAAataatgggggtgggggggggggtgaatgttCGGTGTTTGCCGACTCCGAAATGAACTGATCTAAGTGGACACGGTCCAGTAGGCTGGCAGACTGCTTCTTCATGGCGTTTTCCTTTGCTCCAGCGCTTTCTGCTCATTGGCTGCTGCTGTCTGTGGTTGTCCCATTCCGATGTGCCCCCTGTCCTGTTATTGAGAGCTCACAGTATCACAGTCATCCATTGGAGGAACTTCTAACAAACAATGTATATGAATATGAAGTGgaagcagcatttttttttcaatgtttAGTAACAAATTTCTCTTTTCTCTCTGCTTTTTTCTTCTAAATTTCCATATTCTCCTACTTTTATTCCTTCGAAACCCTGCCCACATCCTTTCCTCTCCACATCTCCCTGTGCTCCTCCTTGCTGCTGCCCCAGGCACCACGTGCACTATGTGATCCCGTACGATGGTGACCAGTCTCTGGTGGACTCCTCGGAGAACTACTTTGTGAGCGACAGCGTGACCAAGCAGGAGATGGACCTCATGCTGGGGCTGCTGCTGGGCTTCTGCATCAGCTGGCTGCTGCTGTGGCTGGACGGGGCCCTGCACTGCGCCGTGAGGGCTTGGCGGACCAGCCGTCAGTACGGTGCGTgtcggggctgggggggctaggggcggggctggggggtgaGACTGAAGGCGGGGCTGATGgttgggctgggggtggggagcCGTTAAATGTCTATGGGTTTGGGGGCCGCTTGACTTGAAGAGGGTTTAGAAAGAATGGTGAAGGAATGCATTGCTATTAAAAAGCAGAAGCTGTGTTCAAACCTGAAAGTTCGTGGATCGCGGCCTGCTTGTGGAATATCAGAATTCCAAGTTAGCGGTGaggtttttttgtttcatagAAATTTAATCAAATTTCTGCCTGAGACCTGGGTTCTCCATCATCGCAGACACTGTCATGGCAGCTGAGGGCTGCCACATTCTGCATGAGCTTCCCcgcattcatttattttttaggaggtgcttttattttgagaAAGTGGGGTCAGACAACCAGGGTTAATAACCTCCCTAAAGGGGCCAACAATGAAATCACtttgctgaccctgggatttgaaccagcaaccttcggAGCATAGGCACCGAGCCCAAACTCGCTGACACCACCCCCATGCATGCTGGGTCTGCATACGAGCAGATGGGGAGGCCCGTCTCGCAGTTTCAGCTGCTCTCTAACATGCCGGCTCTCGAGGGGCTGGAGCAGGAGAGTCACGGtaaagggagagagggagagagagtctGCGGAGGGCAGGCGTGCTGTACGTGGGATTTGGTCAGCGGAGCGAGGGAGGGTACCAAAAAAGCAGAAGGTGCTGATTGAGCCTGGGGGGGGCGGTTCCATAGTGTACCCTCAGACAGCTGAAGAGAAGggccgtgaggggggggggggggaggaggctgCTGTGTGACACATTTGATTGGCGGGAGGGTCACATGGGCGCTGATTTACCAGTATGTGTTACTCAAGCATGCATGTGTTTGGCACAAGCAACCCGGTTCTGGAAGGGCGGCCCGGTGCCATTATGCATGTGACAGCGGGCATGAGGGCCACGTGGACAAACACACGGTGGAGTGTTTCTGACCATTCCTAAGATTATCCTCTGCTCTCTTTAACTCAGAGGGAACCCTGAAGAATATGGCTACACCTGGTCTATAAGATTATGACGAATTTGTTCCACAGAAGAAAACACAGCCAGCTCTGGGTGGCAGATGACAACACAGGCAATACAGAGCGTGAAGGTCTTAGTGGCGCAGAAATGTATGCAGCACAGAGCAGGGAGCGCTTGTGAAATGGGGGGGGATCCGGTCCCATGGGAGGGTCTGCGTGATGGACACCCTCACACACCGGTCACGTGTCTTTAAGGAATGTGATGGTGATTTTAAACAAGCGAAACTGTAACACAGTACAGCGAAACGGATGCTGGCCCAGGTCAGCGCATGCTGTTGGCACAGCCACGGACATTGTGGGCCCCGAGCTTGGCCGGTATCCGGGGCACAGCCGCCCCCgagcccacccccacccccacccccacccccaccttcgCCCGTTAGTTTGCGCTTTAATCAGGCGTGGCCTCCCTGTCCGTCCCAGGTTGGGGTATTTCTGGGATGTGAAGCTTCTCTCTCATTCTCTTTTCTCTCCATACTAATGCAAATGGAAGCTGTAAAAGGGACAGAAAACCAGCTGGGATCCAGGCACATAGTAGCTGGCTTTTGGGAATACattgcatcatcatcatcaatcatcatcatcatcatcatcatcatcattattattatttatagatTTTCTCCATACGACTGCTGATGATTTGACAATAGTGATTGCATAAGTGTACACTCCTCCTATACATAAAGTACTGTGGCAAAGAAATTTAAATGATCCTTTTacaaaactgattttttttttggttgtgtgtcagcttagccattttgAAGTTTCCCCTTCAGTATTTACAATAAGCATCCACTATGCCCATGAATTTGTTGACTTGACCGTTAGCACACCGTGTTCAGTTAATCAATACTTCATGAAGTTAATTAACTAATGCAGTTAATggattaagtgagctggtggagaAATTTAGCAAATCTATGGAATGGCAGGGGGggccctgaggagaggtttgggaccAAGGCTGCGTTCTTCTTACCAGCTAACAGGATATCAGGGACATTGTGGAGGTGTTATTGCATTACTGTTTATTTGTTGTAtaatgttaagtaatttttttattgTCTCACTCACTGGTCAGATTTTGTTCATCTCCACTCATATCTGCTCCCTCTCATAAATATATGCAGCCGTCAGGTTTCCTGTTACATGTGACGAACATGTCAAACTCGGGTCTAAcaccaatccccccccccccccctcagcgtGCTGGTTTGAGGCAGTTGAGGGTTTTGTAATTGGCTCACTAGTGAAATCAGGTGTGTGGACGATGTTCCATCAGCCCTGCACCTCCATTATCAACCTGATGTGATTCCAgctaaccctccccccccccccagtagatATGCACCAATGTCTGCGCTTTTAGCCGCCCTCCGCCACATCCCTTCACAGTCGGCTGGGTCACATCACCCAATAAGCCATTCCGATGCGATCGTCTAGATTCCGGGCAGGCAGGCGAGACACGGAGACGCTGCGCTGGGAAGGATGGAGCTAAAAACGGAGACGTCGGAATGGGGGTCACCAATGTAGGACAGGGACACgcgcaaactcacacacactcgcgggcaaacacacacagacacgcacacgcCGTGGTCACAAGCTATATAAAGGAGGCTTAAAATTCTGAGGATGAGCGATATCGGGTGACAGGAGCAGGAAGGGAAGGGTGTCCTGAAAGGAGGGAGGTgtgaggagcagggagatggtgaAGGAATATAGCGATGGAGGGATGAGGTGGAAGGGTGGAGGTGCGCGTTCCTGTGGGATTCGGCGCAGCATGACtgacactgccccccctcccccaccctgtaTCCCTCACAGACACCCTGTCCTGGTCGTGGCTCCCCCGCTTTTGTAATCTGCGAGATCTGCGCAGACGTGCGCAGCTGCGGCAGCTTGAGGACTCCAGTGAGAACATGGTGCACATCAAGCAGAAGCTCTACCACAACGGCCACCCGAGCCCCCGTCATCTCTGAGACTCTGGGCTCTGCGGCTGCCGCCCCGGCggcccctcccccaacccctccGCCCGCCTCGGCTTGTCCTGTCTGGGCTGTTGCCATAGAGACCCTCTGCAACAACCAACCTGGATGCGGTTCAACGGCTATCATCCTAACGACCCCCCATTCAAAACTGTTTAGATAATTCTtgctactaaaaaaaaaaaaaaaaaatccttaaccCCTTGTGTTGTTCATTTTGCTTAGAGGTAGGggtcatctttttttttttttttttgcgaggGTGGGTTGTGTAAATGGAGGCATTTTTGGTATCTGTCATTAAAACTGTACAGGAGGGGCTAGTCTGTGAGGTCACTGGGGGGCAGGGCTTCTTTTCGGGGTTAGCGAAGGGAGGAGTCATTTTTAAGGCCTCAGGGTGTCCCAGGGTTTTCATATGTGATAATGGAACTGCAGTCCATGTAAATAAAGTCATACATTTTGATTTTAAAGGATGTAATCGTCAGGAGGATTGAAAGGAGAGTGAGGTACAGGGGTCcaggctgggggcgggggggggggggggggggcggccggccGAGTAGAGCTCTGAGCGAGGCGACGTCTAAGCTGATCCGTTTGCCGCATCCGCCTCCGACGGGTTGGCTCCAGCGTTTCGGCGCCGCGTTCCGGAACGAGAGCGTGGGTGTGACATGATTGTACTGGTGCTCTCTGTTTCTGCTGGCTTCTGAGCAATAAGTGGGTTCCAGGTCATGctggagaggagaggaggggaggggagggtttGCCTGCAGCAGCCAGTGTACAGAGACCATGCCGCGTCTTCCAGCACCTATTTCCAACTGgacgttccccccccccccagccttaaGAGAAAAGCTCTGCCCTGGAAAACTCTTTATTAGTTGCCCTTGTGATGTCTCACCCGGATCACCCAAGCTCTTTGGGGGGAGGTGGGCGGGCGCTCTCTGGTTAGGTAGGGTTGACCACAGGCCTGGTTTTGCAGTCACCTCCCCTGTCACATGGAAGGGCAGTAGTTGGGGGGACATTAGGGGGGTCAGCGAGGGACTACATGGTGCTGCTCTGTCTGAGGGAATAAGGGAGACATAAGTAAGAGAAGGAAACAGGAAGGATATAGACCCTATCTGTTCCGTTACTGGTCTTCCCGCACTGTCTGTACTGTCTGCCGTCCGTGTTTGTCCCTTAATGATGAACCACAAATACAATCCGGAGATGAACGTGTTTGCGTTTGGTGGCTCATTAACTAATGACTTACAGTGGTGATTAAAGCCGCTGTGATTTGACGTTCGGAATACGTTTTATATGTTAAAATTATGAGCTTGATATCATTGGGAGTTTAAGAATATTGAGTTTTTAATGGTTCGGTTCCTGCGTGGGCTTGGGTGTTTGTGCATGACTAGCgtccgcgtgtgtgtgtgcgcgccacGGCGACCGTGTGACCATGCGCGTCCTCAGTCCCAGCACACGTGTAAGGTGTTTGCGTAGCCAGAAGTGGGCCGGTGATCACCAGCCCCCTCCCGTCCCCCCCGCCCTTGCCGTGACCTCGCTCCCTGTCCAGACATTGCTGTTGTGAAGATGACATGTCTGCGTTTTATTAAAAGTGCCACTGCAGTAGAGCGTCTTCATTCTTGTGTGACGTGGTTTCTTATACATGGCTGCCCCCTGCGAAACAAtccacattcacacactcatcTTGCCCCCCGTGTCAGGGCTTCTGAAACTCTTACCCTTTCTCCCCCCTATTTAACCATGTGTATGTAACATCTGCATATATTGAATGCAGTATACAATCACCTTTCTGTAAAATGTGTATGTGCAACTAACAGAAGCATTAATGaggcttcatgaaccatttgcaattttttttaccCTGTAGATGATGCtctatgtttaaaaaaaaaagcaaacctagagcgccatctagtgggatcAAAAAGTACAGCACATGGTTCACGAGGCGTCATTCCTCAGGGAACATTCCTCtcactttctgtttttttttttattcagttctCACAAACTCTCCATCAAAGCCCATGTAAGGCATTCACAGCGGCAGCGATGGTCAGAGCAACTTTTGTAGCTTGGAGAAGTTGGCAGAGATCTTGCAAACTAAAAGGTGCATGTGCTCCCCGAAGGAGATTCTGCTGCTAGATTGCGCTCTGCGGGCGGCGCTCTTGCGGGGGAACATCATTGTTCCTCTCCTGCCTTGCTATGAACTCGGATACTCCACCTGCTTAACCCTGCGGGGCTGATGAGCTCATTTATCTCCGCACAGACGCTGCTTGCAATGGCAGACGTTACCACTAGAGAACGCCTAGAGTCATGGAGGACTGACTGTCCAGGACAAGACTGGGAAccttatattttatatattatggaTATAAAGGATAAAATACAAGACATTACATTAACAGTGTAATAATTTAGACAGGCGAGCGGTGAGATTGCAGAAACGTAACCCATTATTCACACTgcatatcagttattttaagtCTTATGGGCCCTTAGCTAAAAAGGATGGATGACTAGAGGCTTGTCATCACTTCACAGCCAAATAAAATAGAAAGTCTCTTTCCATTATACTTAAATGTCCTTAATCACAGGTCATTGTTGCTGATATTGAGCTTGACCAAAATTATCTTTTGCAGTTAAGCACTTTTCGTATTTTCCATCGCACCTAAGGTCAAAATGGGGTCAAACTTTGATTTATAAGAAGCGAAGATCCCTAAAAACCTTGATCACCGAATTTAAGATGGTTCAGCTAAATGTTTTGATGCAGAGGGACTGCCAAGTGGTCACCAAAGGATATGAGTTTATAAAAGTTGACGAGCCTGTGTCCATCACCACTCTGAAATCCCAAAGACTTACTAACATATTCAATGCTGCCCACAGGGGGCACTGTCTACATACAATAAGGCAAGTAGGACGATCGTGTAGAGCAGGTAAATATTTAAGTTGCACGCAATGAGTCAAAACTGTCCTTGTTCCCAGGACAGACGTTCAAGATATTGAGCTTTTAACAA
This genomic interval from Paramormyrops kingsleyae isolate MSU_618 chromosome 8, PKINGS_0.4, whole genome shotgun sequence contains the following:
- the tmem240b gene encoding transmembrane protein 240 isoform X2, with translation MDMNALLDRFHNYILPHLRGEDRVCHCNCGRHHVHYVIPYDGDQSLVDSSENYFVSDSVTKQEMDLMLGLLLGFCISWLLLWLDGALHCAVRAWRTSRQYDTLSWSWLPRFCNLRDLRRRAQLRQLEDSSENMVHIKQKLYHNGHPSPRHL
- the tmem240b gene encoding transmembrane protein 240 isoform X1 — protein: MHMITTTMIFMILGASVVMAIACLMDMNALLDRFHNYILPHLRGEDRVCHCNCGRHHVHYVIPYDGDQSLVDSSENYFVSDSVTKQEMDLMLGLLLGFCISWLLLWLDGALHCAVRAWRTSRQYDTLSWSWLPRFCNLRDLRRRAQLRQLEDSSENMVHIKQKLYHNGHPSPRHL